In Paraburkholderia youngii, the genomic stretch GCTGCACGCGTGCTGCATCTACGCCGCCACACACTTTGCCGCCGTTCACGAGACGTTGCGCCCCTGTGCTTTCTGTGCGGTCGTCTCCAGCGCGCCAGCGCGGTTTATCTTCCAGTTCAGAACGACAATGGCACTCATCGTACACAAATACGGCGGCACCTCGATGGGCTCGGTCGAGCGCATCAAGAACGTCGCCAAGCGCGTCGCGAAATGGCACAAGGCCGGCCACCAGATGGTCGTCGTGCCCTCGGCGATGTCCGGCGAAACCAATCGCCTGCTTGGCCTCGCGAAAGAAATCACGACTCAACCGAGCCCGCGTGAACTCGACATGATCGCCGCCACCGGCGAGCAGGTCAGCTCGGGTCTGCTCGCGATCGCGCTGCAGGAAGCCGGCGTCGAAGCGGTCAGCTATGCAGGCTGGCAGGTACCGGTCAAAACCGATAGCGCGTTCACGAAAGCGCGCATCAGCGACATCGACGGCGAGCGCGTCAAGCAAGACCTCGCGGCCGGTAGGGTGGTCGTGATCACCGGTTTCCAGGGTATCGACCCCGATGGCCACATCACGACGCTCGGCCGCGGCGGCTCGGACACCTCGGCGGTCGCGGTCGCGGCCGCGCTGAAGGCCGACGAGTGCCTGATCTACACGGACGTCGACGGGGTGTACACGACGGACCCGCGCGTCGTTGAAGAAGCGCGCCGGCTCGACCGCGTGACGTTCGAAGAAATGCTGGAAATGGCCAGCCTGGGTTCGAAGGTGCTGCAGATCCGCTCGGTGGAATTCGCCGGCAAATATCAGGTGAAGACGCGCGTGCTGTCGAGCCTGACCGATCCGCTGATGCCGCTCGACGACGAAATGAAGTCGGGCACCCTGATTACTTTTGAAGAAGACGAGACCATGGAAAAAGCAGTCATCTCGGGCATCGCGTTCCAGCGCGACGAAGCTCGTATCGCCGTGATGGGCGTGCCCGACAAGCCGGGCATCGCGTATCAGATTCTCGGCCCGGTGGCGGACGCGAATATCGACGTCGACATGATCATTCAGAACCAGAGCGTCGAGGGCAAGACAGCGTTCACGTTCACGGTTGGCCGCGGCGACTATGCGCGCGCAATGGAGATCCTCACCGGCACGGTCAAGGCGCACGTGCAGGCCGAGCAGGTGCTGGGCGACCCGAAGGTGTCGAAGGTGTCGGTGGTCGGCGTTGGGATGCGCTCGCACGTCGGCATCGCGAGCAAGATGTTCCGCACGCTGTCGGAAGAGGGCATCAACATTCAGATGATCTCGACTTCCGAAATCAAGATTTCGGTATTGATCGACGAAAAGTACATGGAGCTCGCAGTGCGCGCGCTGCATAAGGCCTTCGAACTCGATCAGGCATAAATCGTGTGAAAAACGGGGCGCTCTAGAGCGCCCCGTTTGTTTTGGGGCGTTCATGTGAACGATTTGCGTCGCGAGACACCTCGTTGGCACAAAAAATGTTCGCGAGACATTGACCTTATCGGCCCGGCCCGCTATTATCTTGGCTTCGTCGCACTGACTCCCTGTGCGACAGAAAGTTTGGGAGACGTGGCCGAGAGGTCGAAGGCACTCCCCTGCTAAGGGAGCATCTGGGCCAAAACCTGGATCGAGGGTTCGAATCCCTCCGTCTCCGCCAGCAATGGTGGTGAAACCCCGCAGAGTCTAGGCTCTGCGGGGTTTTTGTTTTTCGGCGACCGCTGTTTCGTTTCCTCTCGCTGCCAGTTATGCAGGCATCCTGATCACTGCATGGCGCTCTGAACCCGCGTCGCTTAGAACGCGTGCCGCAACCCCACCATGCCGACGAACTGAGACGGGCCCGACGACGGCGTCGTGTTCTGCGAGTCGCCGACCACCGCGACCGCGTCGGCGATGGTCACGCCGCTGCCCGACGCGATCAGCGACTTGCCGCCCGCATGCTGATAGGCCTCGAGCGCGTACAGCGTGGTGCGCGTCGACAGGCTATAGGTCTGTTCGAGCGAGATCTGATGATAGTGCGCCGGGTCGGTGATGCCATTCGCCTGGCTTGCCTGCGTGAAGCTATAGCCGCCGCCCACGGTCACGCTCGGTGTGATCCGGTACGTCGCGATCGCGCCGTACGTGTTGAACACGGCTTTGTCGAAGAACAGCGAGCCGTGGCCCGGCGCGTACTGCACATTCGAGTAGTTGACGCCCACCATCAGATCGTGCCACGTGTAGCGGCCCGCCGCGGCGAACAGCTGCGCGCTGCGCGCGCTCGCATAACCGTTGTTGACCGGCGAGTTGATCGCGAAGCTGCCGAGCGCCGCGCTCGTCGCGATGTCCTTCAGCTTCACGTAGCCGGCTGCGAGCGATACCGGCTGGAAGTCATAGCGCAGTGCCGCGCTGAACAGGCTGCCGTTCGCGACGCTGCCGGGCACGCCACCGAGACCGTACTGCGCACTTGCCTGCAGGCCCGCGATCGTCGGTGATAGATAGGTAACCGAATTGTTGAAGCGCAGCGTCGTGTCGAGGGCGTCGAGATCGCCCGGGTGCGCGCCGGTCGCGCCGGTCAGCACGCCGGTCGGTCCGAGCGCGCCGACCATCTGGAAGTAGGGCGTGTACTGGCGACCGAGCGTCACTGTGCCATAGCGGTCGTTCGCGAGGCCGACGTAGGCCTGGCGGTTGAACAGGTAACCCGCGGTGCTTTGCGCGCCGGTCAGCGAATTGAAACCGCTCTCGAGCCGGAAGATCGCCTTCGTGCCACTGCCGAGATCTTCCGAGCCGAGGAAGCCAAACTTGCTCGCCTGCAGATTGCCCTGGCTCATGTAGAAGTTCGAATGCCCCTTCTGGTTGCTGGCATAGGCGAACGCATTGTCGATGACGCCGTACAACGTGACGCTGCTTTGCGCCGACGCGCTGGTCGATAACGCGGCGCCCGCGAACGGCAGGCAGCAGAGGACGAACGCGCGGGTGCGCGCGCGCTGGCTGATTTTCATGATTGGGATGTCTCCAGACTGAAGGGACGGCCTGATTCCTCAGGCCGGTGCGGTGTGTCGTTCAGTGCCTAGTAGCGCGAGTCGGTGCTTTTGTGTGTCAGTGCGGCAGCGAAATCGTCAGGCAGCGCCAGCCGTTTGCGGTGTGGTCGGCGTCGAGCGTGCCGTTCGTGCAGACGATCGCGCGTGTCTCATGCATCGGCACGAACACACGCACTCGGAGCTGCGTGCGATGCTTCCATTGCGGACGCTCGAGCGTCACGCGCAACGTGTTTGCGTCACCCGTCAGCGTGACGTTCCAGCGGCCTTGCTCGCCATTGCGCCAGGCTTCGGTCTCGCCGTCGTCCTCGATCGAGCCGCCTTGCGCGGTGCCCGCGCCGGCATGTGGCACCGCGAGGAATGCGCGCTCGTCGGCGGGGCGGCCGAAATGCTGTTCGGCGATGTTGAGCGGAATCACGCTGCCTTCGCGCAGCAAGAACACCGGCCGCTCGATAGGCGCGGGCAGCGTGACGGTCTGGCCGCCGTCGAATGCTTCGCCGCTCCAGTACGACACCCAGCGCGAACCGGCGGGCAGATACACGTCGCGCGTGCTCCGGCCCGGATCGACCACCGGCGCGACCAGCATCGACGAGCCGAGCATCATGTCGTCGCCGTCGACGAGGCAGCGCGGATCGCGCGGAAACTCCGCGAACAGCGGCCGCAGCACCGGTTCGTATGCGCTATGCGATTGCCACAGCAGCTCGTACAGGTAAGGGATCAGCCGATAGCGCAGCTTGATCAGGTCCGCCACGTGCCGAGTGACTTCCGGATGCATCCACGGCTCGTTGACGGTGCCGTCGTCGTTCCACGAGTGAATCGAAAAGCGCGGCAGGAAAATGCCGAACGCGACCCAGCGCGCGAACAGCTCCGGCTGCGGCGCCGGACCCGAGAAGCCGCCGATGTCATGGCCGCTATTCGACACGCCCGACATTGCGAGCCCGAGGCCCATCTTCAGATTGAAGCGCAGCGTTTCCCACGACGTGTAGTTGTCGCCCGACCACGTCTGTACATAGCGATGCATGCCCACGCCGCCCGAGCGCGATACGAGGAACGGACGCTTATCCGGCGCATGCTCGCGCTGCGCGTCGTGCGACGCGCGCATCATCAGCTGCGTTTGCAGCACCTTAGCCTGATGTGCCGGATACGGCTTGCCGAAGCCGCGCGCAATTGCATGCGGCGACCAGATCTCGAACTCGTTGTTGTCGTTCCAGGTGGCCGCGATGCCATATTCGAGCAGCGCGTCCTTCACGCGCGCCTTCCACCAGTCGATCGTCGCGGGATTCGTGAAGTCGAGATATGCGCCGACTTCGTCCCAGAACTGCACCCATGCGGGCTCGCCGTCGGGCGCTTCGATCAACAGGCCGGCCTGCGCGACGTCGTCGAACGCGGGGTGATCCTGCAGCAGACACGGCTTGATGTTCGCGCATAGACGCACGCCGTGATCGAGATAGCTCTGTACGAAGCCTTCGATGTCCGGAAACTTCTCGTGGTTCCAGTTGAACACATAGCGCTTCGGCCCGATCGACGTATAGCCCGAGGACAGATGGAACGAGTCGCACAGCACGTCGTGCTCGCGGCAGCGCTCGATGAATTCGCCCATCTGCTGTTGTGCGTCCGGTGCGTCGGTGTAGCTCATCGTCGAGCCCGAGTAGCCGAGGCCCCATTTCGGCATCCACGCGGGACGTCCGGTGAGCCACGTGAAGCGGCGCACCGCGTCGAGCGGCGAGCCGGGCGACGCGATGAAGTAGTAGTCGAGATCGCCATGCTCGGCGATGAAGTGCCGATAGTGACCGTGATAGTTGTCGAGCTCACGGCCCATGTCGAAGCGGCAATCGGCGAGCGTGTCGTAGAACAGGCCAAAGCCGGTCGACGTCTGCGGCTGCCACGTCACGTAGAACGGGATGTGTTTGTATAGCGGGTCCGTGGTGCGTGCGCTGTAGCCCATTGCGTCGATGTTGCGCATCTCGTAGCTTTGCTGCGCGCGATCGAGCGAGCCGGCACGCTCGCCGAGGCCCACGTACATTTCGTCGCGGCGCCGCTCGACGTAGTGATAGACGCGCGAGTCCCACCAGCCGAAGTTGTACGCCTGGGTCTTGCGATCGCTCATCACGCGATGCCACGTGCCTTCGTGCAGGATGTCCCATGCGCAGGCGCCGCCTTCGAGCGCGACGCTCACGCGTACGCGCGCCGTTTCGATCGCCACGTGGCCGGCTGCTTCGTTCACCGTGAACGGCGGCGGCGTAAAGCCGCTCAGGTCGCGGCGCTCGCGGCCTTCGAGCGGCACGTCGTCCGCGCCGGGCGCGATCGCCCACGTGCGCGGACCGTGCGTTTCGCCGTCCGGCAGCACGAGCACGCGGATGATGTCCTCGGCGAGCACGAATAGCTCGATGCGGCAATTCGGCTGCGCGCTCAGCACGACCGGGTTGGCCGCGGGGTTGCCAGCGTTGGAGGCGAGTGCGAAGCGCGGCGGATGTTTGAGATTGATCTGTGAACGCATGACGAGTCTTCGAGGGAGGTCAGGCAGCGGTGTTGACGCTCAGGTCGGCGCGGCGCGCGCGGCCGTGGCGCGGCACGCCGCGCATCAGGATGATCAGCAGCGCCGCGCCGATGATGTCGAACGCGCCGAGCGCGCCGAACAGCGGCGTGTAGCCGATCGAATCGGCGAGCGCGCCGACCATCAGCGAGAAGCCGAGGCCGCCGATCCACGCGGCCATGCCCGCGAAGCCGGCGACGGTGCCGACCTCGCCGGGATCGAAGACGTCGGCGGCGAGCGTGTTGACGAGCGCCGAGATCATCTGGTGCGCGAAGCCGCCGACGCAGAAAAGGGCGATCGCTTGGTACGGCGACGCGACGAGACCGATCGACGCCGGGCCGAGCATCATCAGCGCGCCGAGCACCACGCCCGAGATGCGCGACCAGATCAGCGGCACGCGAAAATGCTTCATCAGGAACGGCGACAGATAGCCGCCGAACAGGCCGCCGAGGTCCGCGGCGAGAAACGGCAGCCACGCGAACAGCGCGATTTCCTTCAGATCCATATGACGCTGCGTGGCGAGATAGAGCGGAATCCAGAAGCTGAACGTTTGCCACGCGGGTTCGGCGAAAAAGCGTGCCTGCGCGATCGCCCAGAAACGGCGCGTGCGCAGTACTTCACGCACGCTCGCGCGGCGTGCCGCGGGCGGTGCCTGGCCTTCGACGATCGCCGTGCGCTCGGCGTCACTCACGCGCTTGTGCTCGGTGGGCGAGCGGTACAGCACGAACCATGCGGCGGCCCAGAAGAAGCCGAGCGCGCCGGTCACTGCAAACGCGCTCTGCCAGCCGTAGCGCAGCGACAGGAACACGACGAGGGGCGGCGCGAGCAGCGAGCCGAAGGAGGTGCCCGCGTTGAAATAGCCGACCGCGACGGATTTCTCGCGATCAGGAAACCATTCGGCGACGACCTTCATGCCGGCCGGAATCGCGACCGCTTCGGACAGACCCATGAAGCCGCGCAACGCGGCGAGCGAAAACCAGCTGCCCGCGAAGCTATGGAACACGCCGGTCAGCGACCACAGGCACGCGAACAATGCGAAACCGAGGCGCAGGCCGATCAGATCGATGATCAGGCCGCAGACGGGCTGCATCACCGTATAGCCGACCTGGAACGCGCCGACCACGTACGAGTACTGCCGCGTGTTCATGTGCAGCAGCTTCATCAGCTCGGGCGCCATCACGCCGAGCGCGTTGCGCGACAGATAGTTGACGATCGTCCCAACGCAAACGAGGGCGATGATCCACCAGCGCAATCCCTTGATCGTTTTCAAAATCAGTCTCCGTGGCGCATTGAGCGGTTGCCTCCGAGGCGGCGCTCGGAAATGCGCGAATTCGAACATTTATTGGTCGTCAATGAAAGTCATCCTACCACTTGGAACCCGGTTAGATATTCGGGAAAACCATAGCACACCCGGTGTTTTTCATTGATTTTTCGAGATAATTTGGTAATCTTTGTCAGAATTTTTGAGAGGTGATCGGATGACTGCGATCCGAAATGCGAGCGTGAATGTTCTTTCGAACATGGAATGTTCGTTTGCGGTAAGTCTGCCAGACCTTAGCCGCCGGCCCCGCCGGAAGCGTTTTTTCACCGCCGTATGGCGGATGTAACCAGACATTACGCCGCAGCCGGTCAGGCGATTTTCAGCATCAGTTATTACAAAGTTGAAATACCCGTGTTGCTGCCTTGCGTTATATTTCCGCCAACAAACATGTTCGTACAAAGGTGATCAATGAAGTCCGTTCGTCTTGTTCCGCTTATGCTCGGGGTGTTCACGTTGGCTGCATCGGGTGCCGCGATGGCCGCGGGGCTCAACGTCGGAGTCAATATCGGCATTCCCGCGCCGGTCTACGTCGCACCGGCTCCGGTCTACGCACCGCCGCCGCCTCCGCCGCCTCCCGTCGTCTATCAGCCGGCTCCCGTGTACTACGGCGGTCCGCAGATCGTGATCGGCTGGCATGGCGACCGGTACTGGGATGGCAGTCGCTACTGGGCGCGCGACGACTGGTATCGCCACCATCCGCCGGGCCACGGCGACTATTGGCGCGGTCACTACGACCAGCATCGCGGCTGGCACTGAGCCGGCACCGCGGCGCGCTAACTGGCTGCTGCGACATCAGAACCGCCCTGCGAGGGCGGTTTTTGTTTTCTGCGCTGAAACATCGATAACTGATGCGTTTCGTCGCAGTCGCCCGCCGGATCGCGCAAGCTAATTGGGTAGAATCCCCCACATCGCCACTGCCCACTTACCAGCACGACTCCATGACAACTGGCTCGCGACGGGTTCAAACGCCTGAGGGACTTCGACACAGCGTGCTCCACGGACCCTTGCGCGCCGCGTTCGCCGTCGCGCTGCTGTGCGCGAGTCTGCTCGCCGCGCCGCATGCGCATGCCGCGCATGCGATCGCGCAGTACGGCGAGCCGAAATATCCAGCCGGCTTCAAACACTTCGACTACGTCAATCCCGATGCGCCGAGAGGCGGCACGCTGGTGCTCGCGAACCCGAGCCGTCTCACGAGCTTCGACAAGTTCAATCCGTTCACGCTGCGCGGCAATGCGGCGCCGGGCCTCGAATTGATGTTCGAGAGCCTGACGATCGGCAGCAGCGACGAAGTCGCGTCGGCTTATGGGCTGCTCGCCGACGACATCGTCGTCGCGCCCGACGGCCTGTCGGTCACGTTCCACATCAATTCGCGCGCGCGCTTTTCGAACGGCGAGCCCGTGACCGCCGACGACGTCAAATTCTCGCTCGATACGCTGAAGAGCCCGCAGGCCGCGCCGCAGTTCGCATCGCTTTTCAGCGAGATCAAGGGCGCGGTCGTCGTCGATCCGGCCACGGTGCGCTTCGAGTTTCGCGAGCGCAATCGCGAGTTGCCGCTGCTCGCGGGCAGCATGCCGGTGTTCTCGCGCAAGTGGGGGTTGAAGCCCGACGGCAGCCGCATTCCGTTCGATCAGCTTGCGTTCGAAAAGCCGATCGGCAGCGGGCCGTATCTGATCGACAGCTTCGACAACGGCCGCACGATCACGTTTAAGCGCGACCCGAACTACTGGGGCGCCGATCTGCCGGTGCGCGTCGGCATGAACAACTTCGATCGCATCGTCTACAAGCTGTATGCGGATAGCACCGCGCGGCTGGAGGCGTTCAAGGCGGGCGAGTACGACGCGCTGGTCGAATACATCGCGCGCAACTGGGTGCGGCGTGACGTCGGCAAGAGGTTCGACAGCGGCGAGTTGATCAAGCGCGAGTTTGCGCAGCACAACGGCACCGGCATGCAGGGCTTTTTCCTGAACACGCGCCGGCCGCTGTTCCAGGACGTGCGCGTGCGCAAGGCGCTCGATCTCGCGCTCGACTTTCAATGGCTGAACCGCCAGCTGTTTTTCAGCCAGTACACGCGCATCGATAGTTATTTCGCCAATACCGAATGGCAGGCGAAGGGGCTGCCGTCGCCCGGCGAGCTCGCGCTGCTCGAGCCGTTTCGCGCCCAGCTCGACCCGGCGGTATTCGGGCCGCTGCCGAAGCAGGCCGATACCGATCCGCCCGGCTCGCTGCGCGCGAATCTGCTAGAGGCACGCGATCTGCTGCAGCAGGCCGGCTGGACCTATCGCGACGGCGCGCTGCGCAACGCCGAGGGCGAGCCGTTCCAGTTCGAGATACTCGACGACGCGGGTTCGGCCTCGTCGATGGAGCCGATCATCGCGACTTTCACGCGCAATCTGCAGAAGCTCGGCATTGCTGTGAACTTCCGCACTACCGACTTCGCGGTCTATCAGAAGCGGCTCGACGCATTCGACTTCGACGTGACGACGATTCGGATGCCCGACGTGCAGGTGCCGGGCTCCGAGCAGATCACCCGCTTCGGCAGCAAGGCCGCCGATACCCCCGGCTCGGACAACGCGATCGGCCTGAAGTCGCCGACCGTCGACGCGGTGTTGAACGCGCTCGTACACGCGCAAACGCGCGAGCAGCTGACCGACGCTGCGCACGCGCTCGACCGTCTGCTGATGCATGGCTACTATGTGGTGCCGCACTGGTACAGCGGCACGCATCGCGTCGCGTACAAGCGCGGACTCGCGTGGCCGAAGACTTTGCCGCTGTACTATGGCGCGGAGGGCTGGATCACGACGATGTGGTGGTACGAAGATCCGCAGGCGCATGCGCACACGGCCAGCGCCGACTGATCCGCAGACCCATCGCCCCCACCAACGCGTTCGCACTGGAACACCGCCTATGTGGAGCTACATCCTCAAACGCCTGCTGCTGATGATCCCGACGCTGCTCGGCGTGCTGACGTTGACCTTCGTCGTGATCCAGTTCGTGCCGGGCGGTCCCGTCGAGCAGATGCAGCACGAGTTGCGCAAGGGCGCGGAGGGCGCCTCGCCGTTCGGGCTGCGTTCGCATAGCGGCGTCGATGCGCAGCAGATCGCGCAACTCAAGCAGCTGTACGGCTTCGACAAGCCGCCGCTCGAACGCTACGGGCTGATGCTCAAGCGCTTCGCGACCTTCGATCTCGGCCAGAGCTATTTCCGGCATCAGAGCGTGTGGTCGCTGATCGTGTCGAAGCTGCCGGTGTCGATCAGCATCGGCCTGTGGACGTTCTTTCTGACCTATCTGATATCGGTGCCGCTCGGCATCGCGAAGGCGGTGCGCAACGGCTCGCACTTCGATATCGCGACGAGCCTCGTCGTGCTGGTCGGCTACGCGATTCCGGGCTTCGTGCTGGGCGTGCTGCTGCTCGTGCTGTTCGGCGGCGGCACCTTCCTGCAGCTGTTTCCGCTGCGCAACCTCACGTCCGACAACTGGGGCCAGCTGAGCCTCATCGGCAAAATCCTCGACTATCTGTGGCATATCACGTTGCCGATCACGGCGTCGGTGGTGGGCAGCTTCGCGGTCGTCACGATGCTGACGAAAAACGCGTTCCTCGACGAAATCCGCAAGCAGTACGTGCTGACCGCGCGCGCAAAGGGTTTGTCCGAGCGGCGCGTGTTGTGGAAGCACGTGTTTCGTAATGCGCTG encodes the following:
- a CDS encoding aspartate kinase — translated: MALIVHKYGGTSMGSVERIKNVAKRVAKWHKAGHQMVVVPSAMSGETNRLLGLAKEITTQPSPRELDMIAATGEQVSSGLLAIALQEAGVEAVSYAGWQVPVKTDSAFTKARISDIDGERVKQDLAAGRVVVITGFQGIDPDGHITTLGRGGSDTSAVAVAAALKADECLIYTDVDGVYTTDPRVVEEARRLDRVTFEEMLEMASLGSKVLQIRSVEFAGKYQVKTRVLSSLTDPLMPLDDEMKSGTLITFEEDETMEKAVISGIAFQRDEARIAVMGVPDKPGIAYQILGPVADANIDVDMIIQNQSVEGKTAFTFTVGRGDYARAMEILTGTVKAHVQAEQVLGDPKVSKVSVVGVGMRSHVGIASKMFRTLSEEGINIQMISTSEIKISVLIDEKYMELAVRALHKAFELDQA
- a CDS encoding porin, whose translation is MKISQRARTRAFVLCCLPFAGAALSTSASAQSSVTLYGVIDNAFAYASNQKGHSNFYMSQGNLQASKFGFLGSEDLGSGTKAIFRLESGFNSLTGAQSTAGYLFNRQAYVGLANDRYGTVTLGRQYTPYFQMVGALGPTGVLTGATGAHPGDLDALDTTLRFNNSVTYLSPTIAGLQASAQYGLGGVPGSVANGSLFSAALRYDFQPVSLAAGYVKLKDIATSAALGSFAINSPVNNGYASARSAQLFAAAGRYTWHDLMVGVNYSNVQYAPGHGSLFFDKAVFNTYGAIATYRITPSVTVGGGYSFTQASQANGITDPAHYHQISLEQTYSLSTRTTLYALEAYQHAGGKSLIASGSGVTIADAVAVVGDSQNTTPSSGPSQFVGMVGLRHAF
- a CDS encoding glycoside hydrolase family 31 protein, whose amino-acid sequence is MRSQINLKHPPRFALASNAGNPAANPVVLSAQPNCRIELFVLAEDIIRVLVLPDGETHGPRTWAIAPGADDVPLEGRERRDLSGFTPPPFTVNEAAGHVAIETARVRVSVALEGGACAWDILHEGTWHRVMSDRKTQAYNFGWWDSRVYHYVERRRDEMYVGLGERAGSLDRAQQSYEMRNIDAMGYSARTTDPLYKHIPFYVTWQPQTSTGFGLFYDTLADCRFDMGRELDNYHGHYRHFIAEHGDLDYYFIASPGSPLDAVRRFTWLTGRPAWMPKWGLGYSGSTMSYTDAPDAQQQMGEFIERCREHDVLCDSFHLSSGYTSIGPKRYVFNWNHEKFPDIEGFVQSYLDHGVRLCANIKPCLLQDHPAFDDVAQAGLLIEAPDGEPAWVQFWDEVGAYLDFTNPATIDWWKARVKDALLEYGIAATWNDNNEFEIWSPHAIARGFGKPYPAHQAKVLQTQLMMRASHDAQREHAPDKRPFLVSRSGGVGMHRYVQTWSGDNYTSWETLRFNLKMGLGLAMSGVSNSGHDIGGFSGPAPQPELFARWVAFGIFLPRFSIHSWNDDGTVNEPWMHPEVTRHVADLIKLRYRLIPYLYELLWQSHSAYEPVLRPLFAEFPRDPRCLVDGDDMMLGSSMLVAPVVDPGRSTRDVYLPAGSRWVSYWSGEAFDGGQTVTLPAPIERPVFLLREGSVIPLNIAEQHFGRPADERAFLAVPHAGAGTAQGGSIEDDGETEAWRNGEQGRWNVTLTGDANTLRVTLERPQWKHRTQLRVRVFVPMHETRAIVCTNGTLDADHTANGWRCLTISLPH
- a CDS encoding MFS transporter — translated: MKTIKGLRWWIIALVCVGTIVNYLSRNALGVMAPELMKLLHMNTRQYSYVVGAFQVGYTVMQPVCGLIIDLIGLRLGFALFACLWSLTGVFHSFAGSWFSLAALRGFMGLSEAVAIPAGMKVVAEWFPDREKSVAVGYFNAGTSFGSLLAPPLVVFLSLRYGWQSAFAVTGALGFFWAAAWFVLYRSPTEHKRVSDAERTAIVEGQAPPAARRASVREVLRTRRFWAIAQARFFAEPAWQTFSFWIPLYLATQRHMDLKEIALFAWLPFLAADLGGLFGGYLSPFLMKHFRVPLIWSRISGVVLGALMMLGPASIGLVASPYQAIALFCVGGFAHQMISALVNTLAADVFDPGEVGTVAGFAGMAAWIGGLGFSLMVGALADSIGYTPLFGALGAFDIIGAALLIILMRGVPRHGRARRADLSVNTAA
- a CDS encoding extracellular solute-binding protein, producing the protein MTTGSRRVQTPEGLRHSVLHGPLRAAFAVALLCASLLAAPHAHAAHAIAQYGEPKYPAGFKHFDYVNPDAPRGGTLVLANPSRLTSFDKFNPFTLRGNAAPGLELMFESLTIGSSDEVASAYGLLADDIVVAPDGLSVTFHINSRARFSNGEPVTADDVKFSLDTLKSPQAAPQFASLFSEIKGAVVVDPATVRFEFRERNRELPLLAGSMPVFSRKWGLKPDGSRIPFDQLAFEKPIGSGPYLIDSFDNGRTITFKRDPNYWGADLPVRVGMNNFDRIVYKLYADSTARLEAFKAGEYDALVEYIARNWVRRDVGKRFDSGELIKREFAQHNGTGMQGFFLNTRRPLFQDVRVRKALDLALDFQWLNRQLFFSQYTRIDSYFANTEWQAKGLPSPGELALLEPFRAQLDPAVFGPLPKQADTDPPGSLRANLLEARDLLQQAGWTYRDGALRNAEGEPFQFEILDDAGSASSMEPIIATFTRNLQKLGIAVNFRTTDFAVYQKRLDAFDFDVTTIRMPDVQVPGSEQITRFGSKAADTPGSDNAIGLKSPTVDAVLNALVHAQTREQLTDAAHALDRLLMHGYYVVPHWYSGTHRVAYKRGLAWPKTLPLYYGAEGWITTMWWYEDPQAHAHTASAD
- a CDS encoding microcin C ABC transporter permease YejB, which encodes MWSYILKRLLLMIPTLLGVLTLTFVVIQFVPGGPVEQMQHELRKGAEGASPFGLRSHSGVDAQQIAQLKQLYGFDKPPLERYGLMLKRFATFDLGQSYFRHQSVWSLIVSKLPVSISIGLWTFFLTYLISVPLGIAKAVRNGSHFDIATSLVVLVGYAIPGFVLGVLLLVLFGGGTFLQLFPLRNLTSDNWGQLSLIGKILDYLWHITLPITASVVGSFAVVTMLTKNAFLDEIRKQYVLTARAKGLSERRVLWKHVFRNALLPLIVNFPGAFIGAFFTGSLLIETLFSLDGLGLLSYESVMRRDYPVVLGTLYLFTLIGLVTRLISDLCYVWVDPRIQFEQLER